A single genomic interval of Spirosoma taeanense harbors:
- a CDS encoding SusC/RagA family TonB-linked outer membrane protein produces MKAMFYRFLQTTLLGAVLLLWSLNASAQDRRVAGKVTGVDGPIPGANVVLKGTQTGTSTDAEGNYSISVRGANPVLVISSIGAKTQEVTVGNRSTVNVTLEDDATALSEVIVTGYTTETKRDNTGAVSTVKAKDLAAIPSGNVEQQLQGRVSGLTVITNGQPGTTSIVRVRGFGAFGGNEPLYVVDGVPTGGINFVAPDDVESTTVLKDAAAASIYGARAANGVIVITTKKGQRKAQKLSISYDGLYGVTDPGKGQPILNPQEQADWTWQAIRNTAAANGVQPDFSNVANNQYGSGQTPVLPDYINVGGVGGIIGNVDLAAAKAKYNTNINAGPIYQVVRANKAGTDWYDAITRVAPILRQTLGFSGGTETSRFYISLGNQNLQGILLNNSSTRYNFRVNTEFDLSKRLRFGQNLQLTYLSNKGITGGNGGRGVSADENDILSAFRMPPIIPIYDEFGGYAGTAAPGFNNPRNPVASRDRIKNNGTFNGLAFGNAYLEYDLIPGLTLRSNIAGQYSNYYFNNYGPRQYENSENNTTYTFSEGAGYSFGYTFTNTAQYKKKFGIHDVDVLVGMEALNTGRGRNVSGNGTNPFSEDISYVTLSNLSTTGRQVNSDLFSGVNFYSLFSRVNYIFNDKYILTGVVRRDGSSRFGSNNRYGVFPAFSAAWRLSSENFMKNLPWVSDLKVRGGYGLMGNSNNVDPNNQYSLYASNPGNGYDIGGANTSISPGFFRNRIGNPNAKWETSTTTNIGIDGAFLNNRLEVIFDLWRKDTRDLLYTVPLPGVVGVRASAPAVNIASMRNQGIDIQVITRGKVSGDLTYELNATGGFLQNTIQSLAPGSPYFDAGGTRLNGNVVRNQPGHPISSFYGYKVLGLFNTTEEIRSAPTQEGAGLGRFRYADLNGDGKISGDDRTFLGSPVPNFTGGLTVTLRYRGFDFSAYAYTSLGNQIFNNSKWFTDFYPSFTGAAVSARVKDSWTPSNMDTNIPIFEGVSNFSTNTVPNSYYVENGSYMRLQNISVGYNLPTSLLSGIGLQRVRVSASANNILTVTSYTGLDPAVGGAADSNFGVDIGNYPLTRSYNVGLSIGF; encoded by the coding sequence ATGAAAGCAATGTTCTACAGGTTTCTGCAGACTACTTTGCTGGGAGCAGTATTACTGCTATGGAGCCTGAACGCTTCTGCCCAAGACCGTCGAGTGGCGGGTAAAGTTACCGGTGTTGACGGACCTATACCAGGCGCGAACGTCGTGTTGAAAGGCACCCAGACAGGTACGTCAACGGATGCAGAAGGTAACTATTCGATTAGTGTTCGGGGAGCCAACCCAGTATTGGTTATCTCGTCCATTGGTGCCAAAACACAGGAAGTAACAGTTGGCAACCGTTCTACTGTGAATGTAACGCTCGAAGACGATGCAACGGCTCTGAGCGAAGTAATCGTAACAGGTTACACCACCGAAACAAAGCGTGATAACACAGGTGCTGTTTCGACGGTGAAAGCCAAGGATTTAGCGGCTATCCCTTCGGGTAACGTTGAACAGCAATTGCAGGGCCGGGTATCCGGCTTAACCGTAATCACCAACGGTCAGCCAGGTACCACCAGTATCGTTCGGGTTCGGGGTTTTGGCGCTTTTGGCGGTAACGAACCTTTGTACGTCGTTGACGGCGTACCCACCGGCGGCATCAACTTCGTAGCTCCTGATGACGTAGAGTCAACGACCGTTCTGAAAGACGCGGCTGCTGCTTCTATTTACGGTGCACGGGCTGCTAACGGCGTTATTGTTATCACGACCAAGAAAGGTCAGCGGAAAGCGCAGAAACTGAGCATCAGCTACGATGGTCTCTACGGCGTAACCGATCCCGGTAAAGGACAGCCTATTCTGAATCCACAGGAGCAGGCTGACTGGACATGGCAGGCTATCCGGAACACTGCAGCAGCTAATGGCGTACAGCCCGATTTCAGCAACGTTGCTAATAACCAGTATGGATCGGGACAGACGCCTGTTCTGCCCGATTATATCAACGTAGGTGGCGTAGGCGGTATCATTGGTAATGTTGACCTGGCGGCAGCCAAAGCTAAATACAACACGAACATCAATGCGGGTCCTATATACCAGGTTGTTCGGGCAAACAAAGCCGGTACCGACTGGTATGATGCCATTACGCGTGTTGCGCCTATCCTGCGCCAGACGCTGGGCTTCTCGGGCGGTACGGAAACCAGCCGGTTCTATATTAGCTTAGGCAATCAGAACCTGCAGGGTATCCTGCTGAATAACAGCTCTACGCGTTATAACTTCCGCGTAAACACGGAGTTCGATCTGAGCAAGAGACTGCGGTTTGGTCAGAACCTTCAGCTGACCTACCTGTCGAACAAAGGTATCACGGGCGGTAACGGCGGACGGGGTGTATCGGCCGATGAGAACGATATTCTTTCCGCTTTCCGGATGCCCCCAATCATCCCAATTTATGATGAATTTGGTGGCTATGCCGGTACGGCGGCTCCGGGCTTTAACAACCCACGGAACCCGGTGGCTAGCCGCGACCGGATCAAGAATAACGGTACCTTCAACGGACTGGCCTTTGGTAATGCCTACCTGGAGTATGACCTGATTCCAGGCCTGACGCTGCGGAGCAACATTGCTGGTCAGTACAGCAACTACTATTTCAATAACTACGGGCCAAGACAATACGAGAACTCGGAGAACAACACGACCTATACGTTCAGCGAAGGCGCAGGCTATTCGTTTGGCTACACCTTCACGAACACTGCTCAGTATAAGAAGAAGTTTGGTATCCACGACGTAGACGTGCTGGTAGGTATGGAAGCTCTGAATACGGGCAGAGGCCGGAACGTGAGTGGTAACGGTACGAACCCCTTCTCGGAAGACATCTCTTACGTAACGCTCAGCAACCTGTCAACAACGGGCCGTCAGGTAAACAGTGATCTGTTCAGTGGTGTAAACTTCTATTCTCTGTTCAGCCGGGTTAACTATATCTTCAACGATAAGTATATCCTGACAGGCGTAGTTCGTCGGGATGGTTCGTCGCGCTTTGGTTCCAACAACCGGTATGGTGTGTTCCCTGCCTTCTCGGCTGCATGGCGTCTCTCGTCGGAGAACTTCATGAAGAACCTCCCCTGGGTGAGTGACCTGAAAGTTCGCGGTGGCTACGGCCTGATGGGTAACTCGAACAACGTTGACCCGAACAACCAGTACAGCCTGTACGCATCGAATCCAGGCAACGGCTACGACATTGGCGGTGCTAATACGTCGATCAGCCCGGGCTTCTTCCGGAACCGGATTGGTAACCCGAATGCAAAATGGGAAACCAGTACCACCACAAACATCGGTATCGACGGTGCTTTCCTGAACAATCGTCTGGAAGTTATCTTCGACCTGTGGCGTAAAGACACCCGCGACCTGTTATACACGGTTCCGCTCCCAGGTGTTGTGGGCGTAAGAGCAAGCGCACCAGCAGTAAACATCGCCAGCATGCGTAACCAGGGTATCGATATTCAGGTGATCACCCGCGGTAAAGTTTCGGGCGACCTGACCTATGAACTGAACGCAACAGGCGGCTTCCTGCAGAACACGATTCAGTCGCTGGCACCAGGCTCTCCTTATTTTGATGCCGGTGGTACGCGTCTGAACGGTAACGTAGTACGGAACCAGCCAGGTCACCCAATTTCTTCTTTCTACGGCTACAAAGTCCTTGGCCTGTTCAACACGACCGAAGAAATCAGAAGTGCTCCCACGCAGGAAGGTGCTGGTCTGGGCCGGTTCCGGTATGCTGACCTCAACGGAGATGGTAAAATCTCTGGCGACGACCGGACATTCCTGGGCAGCCCGGTACCGAACTTCACGGGTGGTCTGACCGTAACGCTTCGTTACAGAGGATTTGACTTCAGCGCGTATGCGTATACGTCGCTGGGCAACCAGATCTTCAATAACTCGAAATGGTTCACGGACTTCTATCCATCATTTACCGGTGCTGCCGTTAGCGCACGGGTGAAAGATTCCTGGACGCCTTCGAACATGGATACAAACATCCCAATTTTCGAGGGTGTTTCGAACTTCAGCACCAATACCGTACCTAACTCGTACTACGTTGAAAACGGTTCATACATGCGTCTGCAGAACATCTCGGTGGGTTACAACCTGCCGACCAGCCTGCTGAGCGGTATTGGTCTGCAGCGAGTTCGTGTGTCGGCTTCGGCTAACAACATACTGACGGTTACCAGCTACACAGGCCTGGACCCGGCAGTTGGTGGTGCTGCTGACTCTAACTTCGGTGTTGACATTGGTAACTACCCATTAACCCGTAGCTACAACGTTGGATTGAGCATCGGTTTCTAA
- a CDS encoding RagB/SusD family nutrient uptake outer membrane protein: MKKTLKTGAGIVLLTCITFACKDQFLQVQPTGQLAGAQLSSRAGLDGLLLSAYAQLNARGFTQSASSFNWVRGSISGGDANKGSNSGDFNALTPYQRYELQAVSGEVNQKWQAMFEGVSRANATLRTLASAGSDVSDADKKRIGSEARFLRGHYYFELKRNFNMVPYVDETKDYGTGVETIANDKDIWPNIEADFKAAYDNLPETQSAAGRANKWAAASYLAKTYMYQKKYAEAKALFDLIIANGKTANGKKYGLVPQYSRVFNAEFDNNEESVFAIQAAANAGSSDNANPDLVLNFPYNTGSNGPAGCCGFFAPSFDLANSFRVDAKGLPLLTGVSEKDQAGGLYDQGANQLKNDQGIKSSEAFTPDAGPVDPRLDHSIGRRGIQYLDWQPHPGLDWIRDQGFAGPYSPKKFVFYRTQSKVLTDGSSWTDGYSAINYNIIRYADVLLMAAEAEIEVGSLEKARDYVNLVRSRAANPEGFVMQGGKAAANYVISPYTTAFASKDAARSAVRFERKLELSGEGHRFYDLVRWGIAEPVLNSYLAYEAPKLPTGFLGAKFQSNQDEYMPIPQTQIDIQRGVLKQNPGY, translated from the coding sequence ATGAAAAAAACCCTAAAAACAGGTGCTGGGATTGTCTTACTCACCTGTATCACATTTGCCTGTAAAGACCAGTTCCTGCAGGTTCAACCTACCGGTCAATTAGCGGGCGCTCAATTGTCAAGCAGAGCCGGTCTCGATGGCCTTCTGCTTTCAGCGTATGCTCAGTTAAACGCGCGGGGTTTCACCCAGTCAGCCAGTTCGTTCAACTGGGTACGCGGCAGTATCTCGGGCGGTGATGCGAATAAAGGCTCTAACTCGGGTGACTTCAACGCCCTGACTCCTTATCAGCGTTATGAGCTTCAGGCTGTTAGTGGCGAGGTAAACCAGAAATGGCAGGCCATGTTTGAAGGTGTTAGCCGGGCTAATGCTACGCTCAGAACTCTGGCCAGCGCCGGCTCTGACGTTTCGGATGCGGATAAAAAACGCATTGGTTCTGAAGCCCGCTTTCTGCGCGGCCACTATTACTTTGAGCTGAAGCGGAATTTCAACATGGTTCCTTACGTCGATGAGACCAAGGATTACGGAACCGGTGTCGAAACAATAGCAAATGACAAGGATATCTGGCCAAACATCGAGGCTGATTTCAAAGCTGCCTACGATAACCTGCCCGAAACGCAGTCGGCTGCTGGCCGCGCCAACAAATGGGCAGCAGCTTCCTATCTGGCCAAGACCTATATGTACCAGAAGAAGTATGCAGAAGCCAAAGCACTTTTCGATCTGATCATTGCCAATGGTAAAACCGCAAACGGTAAAAAGTACGGTCTGGTACCGCAATACTCCCGGGTTTTCAATGCTGAGTTTGATAATAATGAAGAATCGGTCTTTGCTATTCAGGCCGCTGCCAACGCCGGTAGCTCGGACAATGCCAACCCGGATCTGGTACTGAACTTCCCCTATAACACGGGCTCGAATGGTCCGGCCGGTTGCTGCGGTTTCTTTGCGCCAAGCTTCGACCTGGCCAATTCGTTCCGGGTTGATGCTAAGGGTTTGCCGTTACTGACCGGGGTTTCTGAAAAGGATCAGGCTGGCGGTCTGTATGACCAGGGTGCTAACCAGTTGAAGAATGACCAGGGCATTAAATCGAGCGAAGCTTTTACGCCCGATGCAGGCCCGGTTGATCCCCGTCTGGACCACTCTATTGGTCGCCGTGGTATTCAGTACCTTGACTGGCAGCCGCACCCCGGCTTGGACTGGATTCGTGACCAGGGTTTTGCTGGCCCGTATTCGCCGAAGAAGTTTGTCTTCTACAGAACGCAGAGTAAAGTGCTGACGGATGGTAGCTCCTGGACGGATGGGTACTCGGCCATTAACTATAACATCATTCGTTATGCGGACGTCCTGCTGATGGCAGCCGAGGCAGAAATTGAAGTAGGTAGCCTGGAGAAAGCCCGGGATTATGTCAACCTAGTTCGTAGCCGGGCTGCTAATCCGGAAGGCTTCGTAATGCAGGGGGGCAAAGCAGCCGCCAACTACGTAATCAGCCCATACACCACGGCATTTGCCAGTAAAGACGCAGCCCGTTCGGCCGTTCGGTTTGAGCGTAAGCTGGAACTGTCGGGCGAAGGTCACCGGTTCTATGACCTGGTTCGCTGGGGTATTGCTGAGCCCGTGCTGAATTCGTACCTGGCCTACGAAGCCCCAAAACTGCCTACTGGCTTCCTGGGTGCGAAGTTTCAGTCTAACCAGGACGAATACATGCCGATTCCGCAAACGCAGATTGATATCCAGAGAGGTGTGCTGAAGCAAAACCCAGGGTATTAA